In Caldisphaera lagunensis DSM 15908, a single genomic region encodes these proteins:
- a CDS encoding universal stress protein, translating to MYKKILVGYDGSEGGERALSKAVELGKVLNSEICLITVVPPASAIVGEIVSPDVINSAAIIDSTKKKLSEISNKLLSEGFNAKYEVLSGDPADAILNYAETHNCDLIVLGRRRLSRFERLILGSVTSKVAGKTTKADVLVVP from the coding sequence TTGTATAAAAAGATTCTTGTTGGTTATGATGGTTCTGAAGGTGGGGAAAGGGCATTATCTAAAGCTGTTGAATTAGGCAAAGTGCTAAATTCAGAAATATGCTTAATAACTGTTGTACCTCCTGCATCAGCAATAGTTGGAGAAATTGTTAGTCCTGATGTTATTAACAGTGCTGCAATAATTGATTCAACAAAGAAAAAATTATCTGAAATATCAAATAAATTATTGTCTGAAGGGTTTAATGCTAAATATGAAGTTCTTTCTGGAGACCCTGCAGATGCTATATTAAATTATGCAGAAACCCATAATTGTGACCTGATAGTGTTAGGTAGGAGAAGATTATCAAGATTTGAAAGATTAATTCTGGGTAGTGTAACTAGCAAGGTAGCAGGTAAAACAACTAAAGCTGATGTATTGGT
- a CDS encoding DNA-binding protein — translation MEERVKINLGKEAIEDYALQAILELNKGTKQVEITGVGENVCKVAEVYLAMKSRLGDSLKIVSSLIGTSKTKGKKSSYLTIVIEKTA, via the coding sequence ATGGAAGAAAGAGTCAAAATTAATTTGGGAAAGGAAGCTATTGAAGATTACGCATTACAGGCTATATTAGAACTTAATAAAGGAACAAAGCAGGTAGAAATTACAGGAGTTGGAGAAAATGTATGCAAGGTTGCTGAAGTATATTTAGCTATGAAATCTAGGTTAGGTGATAGCCTAAAAATAGTTTCATCATTAATAGGTACGTCTAAAACCAAAGGGAAGAAAAGCAGCTACTTAACAATAGTTATAGAAAAAACTGCATAA
- the rgy gene encoding reverse gyrase, which translates to MSLNPIFRHLCPNCGKEITSDRLEKGLPCKVCLETELEDNDPILIGEMLKKSGKLYGYSWLYYLENSFREFKEYFEKTTGYILSSAQKSWARRLLYPESFSIVAPTGVGKSTLLMVYTAFRAINGSDKKIMYLTPTENLVAQTYERLKAFLNDGIAFYYSSMPKKLKEEMTTKINNGEFKILIITPGYLMKNFNKLKEYSPFGLIVVDDVDSLLRNSKNIDRVLVLLGYSQESVEIAYELVNKKMNYGIALSNKKEDKIKQLEQEISDLQMKLLLSNNEEMKGQLIIASATGRPKGIKHLIFRELLGFEIGGGTDYLRNVIDTYKISNSVFKDTVELVKKLGNGGIIFISQSYGKNAVKPLLEMLKENGINAIQAISNSRRAIEKLQRNEVSVIVGLASRYGTIVRGIDLPEIIRYAIFIGTPARKLELKTALISPQRLLRIVMFLEEKDQSFSSLRKSLESFLSKYGEQSPLVAAVLRGELEAKGILKTMKEVINNSIPKVYNAILNYVPNDGNIIKIGSFVIRNEKNALYLYSSDGPTYLQASGRTSRLYYGHMTKGLSIIIDEMPELVESMSEKLRWISQANFVKFEDINLDEVIKELEESRKINGGKKVNIVSELIIVESPTKAKTISSFWGKPARRREGNLNIYETTTVDPLTNTVYLLTITASKGHVYELIVDDNTDSCYGIKINDSVISPLYTSIKRCLKCGYQFTQETNECPRCGSSIVVTSESILQSIKRLATEVDQILIMTDPDREGEKIAWDLYLALRPYNKNIYRSAFHEVTLNAVLEALRNPGKLNKGLVNAQISRRIDDRWVGFSTSKYLQNKYSKLWLGAGRVQTPVLGWIIDRYNEYKKELGYKIKVKLPSGNYIYYYTKDKEQAENAVKNSKIKLKTLRIYNEEMNPLPPYTTDALIYDASQKYGFTAQITMKLAQDLFYSGLITYHRTDSIRISQLGIQVAKEYLQKNNLLQYFKPRTWSEEGAHEAIRTTRPLNAQELERGILERTIKVPIELTQYHYKLYQMIFERFLASQMTSSIIEKAVVRISLGELTIEKDFNVSIIKDGFTLISKPIIENWIKKEPNAEYEINVDNVIYYKGSLIEPYKNGDLVMLMKKKNIGRPSTYAKVIESNIRHGYVIESKKQKYMIPTKNGIEIYQDLMGSIFKELLTEESSRVLEEQLDMIENQKISPIDFINSVYNEIFVKRLNNYCR; encoded by the coding sequence ATGTCTTTAAATCCAATATTTAGACATCTATGTCCAAATTGTGGGAAGGAGATAACATCAGATAGATTAGAGAAAGGATTACCATGCAAAGTATGCTTAGAAACAGAATTAGAGGATAATGATCCGATTTTAATTGGAGAAATGCTCAAAAAATCAGGCAAACTTTATGGTTATTCTTGGCTATATTATTTGGAGAATAGTTTTAGAGAATTTAAAGAATATTTTGAAAAAACAACTGGATATATTTTATCTAGTGCACAAAAAAGTTGGGCCAGAAGGCTGTTATATCCAGAAAGTTTTTCCATTGTTGCTCCTACAGGAGTTGGAAAATCTACATTATTAATGGTTTATACCGCCTTCAGGGCCATTAATGGATCTGATAAAAAAATTATGTATTTAACGCCAACCGAAAATCTTGTTGCCCAAACATACGAGAGATTAAAAGCATTTCTTAATGATGGCATAGCATTTTATTATTCTTCAATGCCTAAAAAATTAAAAGAGGAAATGACTACAAAAATTAATAATGGAGAATTTAAAATATTAATTATAACTCCTGGATACTTAATGAAAAATTTCAATAAACTTAAAGAATATTCGCCTTTTGGATTAATAGTTGTGGACGATGTTGATAGCCTTTTGAGAAACAGTAAAAATATAGATAGAGTATTGGTTTTACTTGGTTATTCTCAGGAAAGCGTTGAAATAGCTTACGAGTTGGTTAACAAAAAAATGAATTATGGCATAGCCTTATCTAACAAAAAAGAAGATAAAATAAAGCAATTAGAACAGGAAATATCAGATTTACAAATGAAACTGTTATTGAGTAATAATGAAGAAATGAAGGGTCAACTAATTATTGCATCGGCAACTGGTAGGCCAAAAGGTATCAAACACCTAATATTTAGAGAATTATTAGGATTTGAAATTGGTGGTGGTACAGATTATTTAAGAAATGTTATAGACACATATAAGATCTCCAACTCTGTATTTAAAGATACAGTTGAATTAGTTAAAAAACTAGGTAATGGGGGAATAATTTTTATTTCACAATCATATGGAAAAAATGCTGTAAAGCCTCTTTTAGAAATGCTTAAAGAAAATGGAATAAATGCCATACAAGCCATATCAAATTCAAGAAGAGCTATCGAGAAACTTCAAAGAAACGAAGTAAGTGTAATTGTTGGTCTAGCAAGCAGATATGGAACAATTGTTAGAGGTATTGATTTACCAGAAATTATAAGATACGCTATATTCATAGGAACACCAGCAAGAAAGCTTGAATTAAAAACTGCATTAATTTCTCCTCAGAGACTTTTAAGAATTGTAATGTTCTTAGAGGAAAAAGATCAATCATTTTCAAGCCTAAGAAAGAGCTTAGAAAGCTTTCTTTCTAAGTATGGAGAACAATCTCCATTAGTTGCTGCTGTACTTAGAGGAGAATTAGAAGCTAAAGGCATATTGAAGACGATGAAGGAAGTTATAAATAATTCGATACCAAAAGTTTACAATGCAATACTTAATTATGTTCCTAACGATGGCAATATCATAAAAATAGGCTCATTTGTAATAAGAAACGAAAAAAATGCTTTATATCTTTATTCTTCTGATGGACCAACTTATCTTCAGGCTAGTGGAAGAACTAGCAGGCTTTATTATGGTCATATGACTAAGGGATTATCAATAATAATTGATGAGATGCCAGAATTGGTTGAATCTATGAGCGAAAAATTGAGATGGATAAGTCAAGCAAATTTTGTAAAGTTTGAAGACATAAATTTGGATGAAGTTATAAAAGAATTAGAAGAATCAAGAAAAATAAATGGAGGAAAGAAAGTAAATATAGTTAGCGAATTAATAATTGTTGAAAGCCCTACTAAGGCAAAGACTATATCAAGTTTCTGGGGTAAACCTGCTAGGAGGAGGGAAGGTAATCTTAATATTTATGAAACAACTACTGTAGATCCTCTAACAAACACAGTTTATCTTTTAACAATAACAGCATCAAAAGGGCATGTATATGAATTGATAGTGGATGATAATACAGATTCCTGTTATGGAATAAAAATTAATGATTCTGTAATAAGTCCATTGTATACTTCAATAAAAAGATGTTTAAAATGTGGTTACCAATTTACTCAAGAAACTAATGAATGCCCTAGATGCGGTTCAAGTATAGTCGTTACATCTGAATCTATTTTGCAATCAATAAAAAGGTTAGCAACAGAAGTTGATCAAATATTGATAATGACTGATCCAGATAGGGAAGGTGAAAAAATTGCATGGGATTTATATTTAGCATTAAGACCCTATAATAAAAACATTTATAGATCAGCATTCCATGAAGTAACATTAAATGCAGTTTTAGAAGCCTTAAGAAATCCTGGGAAACTAAATAAAGGTTTAGTAAATGCACAAATATCAAGAAGAATAGATGATAGATGGGTTGGATTTTCTACAAGCAAATATCTTCAAAATAAATACAGCAAACTATGGCTAGGAGCTGGAAGAGTTCAAACCCCAGTACTTGGATGGATCATTGATAGATACAATGAATACAAGAAAGAGCTTGGATATAAAATAAAGGTGAAGCTTCCTAGTGGAAACTATATTTATTATTATACAAAAGATAAAGAGCAAGCTGAAAACGCTGTTAAAAACAGCAAGATTAAATTAAAAACTCTAAGGATTTATAATGAAGAAATGAATCCATTACCTCCATACACAACGGATGCATTAATATATGATGCAAGTCAAAAATACGGCTTTACTGCACAAATAACAATGAAATTAGCGCAAGATCTATTTTATTCAGGTTTAATAACTTACCATAGAACTGATTCTATTAGAATTTCTCAATTAGGAATTCAAGTAGCAAAAGAATATCTCCAAAAAAATAATCTATTGCAATACTTTAAACCAAGAACTTGGAGTGAGGAAGGAGCACATGAAGCTATTAGAACAACAAGGCCATTAAATGCACAAGAATTGGAGAGAGGTATATTAGAAAGAACTATTAAAGTCCCTATAGAACTGACTCAGTATCATTACAAACTTTATCAGATGATATTTGAAAGATTTTTAGCAAGCCAAATGACCTCCTCAATAATAGAAAAAGCTGTAGTAAGAATAAGTTTAGGTGAATTAACAATAGAAAAAGATTTCAACGTGTCAATAATAAAGGATGGATTTACATTAATATCAAAACCAATTATTGAAAATTGGATCAAAAAAGAACCTAATGCTGAATATGAAATTAATGTAGATAATGTTATTTATTATAAAGGTAGTCTTATAGAGCCTTATAAAAATGGTGACTTAGTAATGCTCATGAAGAAGAAAAACATAGGAAGGCCTAGCACATATGCAAAAGTTATAGAGTCAAATATAAGACATGGATATGTTATCGAAAGTAAAAAGCAAAAATATATGATACCAACAAAGAATGGAATTGAGATATACCAGGACCTTATGGGTTCTATATTTAAGGAACTCTTGACAGAAGAAAGCAGCAGAGTTTTAGAAGAGCAATTAGATATGATAGAAAATCAGAAAATTTCCCCAATAGATTTTATTAATTCCGTTTATAATGAAATATTTGTAAAAAGATTGAATAATTATTGTAGATAA
- a CDS encoding ABC transporter substrate-binding protein has protein sequence MFRGNYYRSISKNILVIILVIIVVVGASTAVLLSMKKGPAKPSSKSTTTSTSTVQTTSTTSTSTSTVQTTSTSLTTSTQNMLSPPLPESYSALTNSPLLITISSVQNGYYAILFDGAGNQQKITSQYANLTYIYPGQYLVYYNLYNSNGELVGSSSNNLIEILVLPNILNSTYASLITIPVITSNIGPVINEGEKLTLNAGYLQPPSGINITIKEYVWNFGNGSTLIIPSLNATGYALQVYKTGSGNTTYLKPKLNPVNVTYSQPGLYSVSLTIVTENISNGKVYNYTTYKTIAVTSNNVTFNLYASQSAIPNQGVIVDAEVVPGGPFTFDPDLFPDTVSNEIINNIYGALLWYYQSSTTKFIPMLAEYIPTVGNWSNITARYLYGAISPNYTIYIFKIRPGLKASNGDPITAYDVWYSMIRALVCAGGIPAGSGTNLAPFTVPNYTLFTFIVSSPNDSLGAKEIIDSVSYDNATNTVTFHLIQPVSPAFFFNMMTTFDYVMDAKWLESVGDGLNLTGLYDNNFTQLAQAFYQYQQTCIAGNYNTQVQWPSSNAGFTGPYYIASFTPGESVVLKPNPYWPNNITYFPKPNDTVIVDWVKDPTTAINMLASGQADIVTFPKSTPTQYIPTLMQLQSQGKIKMYSEPSLNEWWFAFNFNISEPLLKQINPSYHIPSYYFANPLVREAFAYAFNYTEYINDVLGNAKYHMNLGQPWCGIQIPGLDYSVPPSEITGCPTFNLTYAKQLMEESGFYNISVYFPIIVSSGDTVDFTAAEMWAQALHEMDPNINAQPLYMPFSTIISYMIPGENPMPVYYLDWNGIPVTWYWLPFIYQQGGIYAGPDGVDVNYLEQLSLKFNQTNNTYIGALIWQEAQQYNQLNNEIIQADLADEQGWANASALIKNAQQSAVNLYLYVYVVIPSKFWILGSYMNAYQNNLAWQSNPAITNGLESFFWWWEKP, from the coding sequence ATGTTTAGGGGGAATTATTATAGATCAATATCTAAAAATATTTTAGTAATTATTTTAGTAATAATAGTTGTAGTAGGAGCATCAACAGCAGTATTGCTATCAATGAAAAAGGGGCCCGCAAAGCCGTCTTCAAAAAGCACAACAACTAGTACTTCAACGGTTCAAACTACTTCAACGACAAGTACCTCTACTTCAACGGTTCAAACTACTTCAACAAGTCTAACAACAAGTACGCAAAATATGCTATCACCGCCTCTTCCGGAAAGTTATTCTGCATTAACAAATTCTCCATTATTAATAACTATAAGCTCTGTACAAAATGGTTATTATGCAATATTATTTGATGGAGCTGGAAATCAGCAAAAAATCACATCTCAATATGCGAATTTGACATATATTTATCCAGGTCAATATTTGGTATACTATAACTTATATAATAGTAATGGAGAACTTGTGGGTAGTTCATCTAATAATTTAATAGAAATTTTAGTGCTGCCAAACATATTAAATTCTACTTACGCATCTTTAATTACAATACCTGTAATAACTTCTAATATAGGACCGGTAATAAATGAAGGAGAAAAGTTAACATTAAATGCTGGTTATTTACAACCTCCTTCAGGAATTAATATAACCATAAAAGAATACGTTTGGAATTTTGGAAATGGTTCTACACTAATAATCCCATCTTTAAATGCAACAGGATACGCTTTGCAAGTGTATAAAACGGGATCTGGTAATACCACATATCTGAAACCAAAGTTAAATCCCGTTAATGTAACCTATAGTCAACCTGGGTTATATTCAGTTAGCCTAACCATTGTAACAGAAAATATATCAAATGGGAAGGTTTATAATTACACTACATATAAAACTATAGCAGTAACCTCTAACAATGTAACATTTAACTTATATGCATCACAATCTGCAATACCTAACCAAGGAGTAATTGTAGATGCTGAAGTAGTTCCAGGAGGACCGTTTACATTTGATCCTGATTTATTCCCAGATACGGTTAGTAATGAAATAATAAACAACATTTATGGTGCATTATTGTGGTATTATCAATCAAGTACAACTAAATTTATACCTATGCTTGCAGAATACATACCAACTGTTGGTAATTGGTCAAACATAACTGCTAGATATTTATATGGAGCAATTTCACCAAATTATACAATTTACATATTTAAAATAAGACCTGGTTTAAAGGCATCTAATGGAGATCCTATAACAGCATATGATGTATGGTATAGTATGATAAGAGCATTAGTGTGTGCTGGTGGAATACCAGCTGGATCTGGAACAAATTTGGCACCCTTCACCGTTCCTAACTATACATTGTTTACATTTATAGTGAGTTCTCCAAATGATTCCTTGGGTGCTAAAGAGATAATAGACTCTGTTTCCTATGATAATGCAACAAACACAGTTACTTTTCATTTAATACAACCTGTTTCACCAGCATTTTTCTTCAATATGATGACAACATTTGATTATGTAATGGACGCAAAATGGCTAGAGAGCGTAGGTGATGGATTAAATTTAACAGGGTTATATGATAACAACTTCACTCAATTAGCTCAAGCATTTTATCAATATCAACAAACATGCATAGCTGGTAATTATAATACACAAGTTCAATGGCCATCATCAAATGCAGGTTTTACTGGACCATATTATATAGCATCATTTACACCTGGAGAAAGCGTTGTATTAAAGCCAAACCCATACTGGCCCAATAACATAACATACTTCCCAAAGCCTAATGATACCGTTATAGTAGATTGGGTAAAAGATCCAACAACTGCTATAAACATGCTAGCTAGTGGACAAGCTGATATAGTAACTTTTCCAAAAAGCACTCCTACTCAATATATACCCACATTGATGCAATTGCAAAGTCAAGGTAAGATAAAAATGTATTCTGAGCCTTCATTGAATGAGTGGTGGTTTGCATTTAATTTTAATATAAGTGAACCTTTACTAAAACAAATAAACCCATCTTATCATATTCCATCATATTACTTTGCAAACCCATTAGTTAGAGAGGCATTTGCATATGCATTCAATTACACAGAATACATAAATGATGTATTGGGCAATGCAAAATATCATATGAATCTAGGACAGCCATGGTGCGGTATACAAATACCTGGTCTTGATTATTCAGTTCCACCATCAGAGATAACAGGTTGCCCAACATTTAACTTAACATATGCAAAACAATTAATGGAAGAATCTGGATTTTACAACATATCAGTATACTTCCCAATTATTGTATCAAGTGGTGATACTGTTGATTTCACAGCAGCAGAGATGTGGGCACAAGCATTGCATGAAATGGATCCAAATATAAATGCTCAACCATTATACATGCCGTTCTCAACTATAATATCATATATGATACCTGGAGAAAATCCAATGCCAGTATATTATTTGGATTGGAATGGAATTCCAGTAACATGGTATTGGCTACCTTTCATATATCAACAAGGTGGGATATATGCAGGTCCTGATGGAGTAGACGTTAATTATCTTGAACAGCTATCATTAAAATTCAATCAAACAAATAACACATATATAGGTGCATTAATTTGGCAGGAAGCTCAACAATATAATCAATTAAACAATGAAATAATACAGGCAGATCTAGCCGATGAACAAGGATGGGCCAATGCTTCAGCCTTAATTAAAAATGCCCAACAATCTGCTGTAAATCTATATCTATATGTTTATGTAGTGATACCTAGTAAATTCTGGATTCTAGGATCATACATGAATGCATATCAAAACAATCTGGCTTGGCAATCTAATCCAGCAATAACTAATGGGTTAGAATCATTCTTCTGGTGGTGGGAAAAGCCTTAA
- a CDS encoding S9 family peptidase, producing MVLSKRSFTIDDILNLTTINEVKISSKGNIAISYTKPDVDKNKNLNFIHIIMNNMKEAFLTSGSDSSPRWSPDGEKIAFLSRREESETTKGQGIYLYNLNGEPRKIAWFKNGVIQLDWFDDNNLIAIVPNNDKFYDEDNDYYYSDRLPFWKDDSSLIGNYLYTIYLINIHSGHLNEIKTENNYIYAISSCNGAIYYSTPIDFRDPNKQKLVKINIENKEESIVLEAFSIDYLTCINNTLYALMHNNEIGISSHLKLYKIDNNAICLSCNKIDRNIVSILGEFLGSIALIVYDMGYSKIMIYKNDGFEEVIKNGYVIAGSSNNDKLVYAYTEPIKGPEVYLYDSKTSYQLTHYNEYLNDVKLYEPKHEVINVNGKRIDGWIIMPEGSDKKPLILFIHGGPKGFYGYNFYPEMQLFASNNYAIVYANPTGSDSYEEKFADIRGKYGEEDFNELMQFLNYVINNYNVDKERMAVTGISYGGFMTNVFITKTNLFKAAVSENGIADWISDYYASDIGYWFDIDQIGKTPFDNLEEYLKKSPVYSIKNVTTPLLLIHSNQDYRCFVDQSLAMHVSLLMNNKESRLILFTKGSHGHSSKAEPRHRRKRYQIKLDFINEKLKNKS from the coding sequence TTGGTTTTGAGCAAAAGGTCTTTCACTATTGATGATATCCTTAATTTAACTACTATTAACGAAGTAAAAATATCCTCAAAAGGTAATATTGCGATATCTTATACAAAACCTGATGTTGACAAAAATAAAAATCTTAACTTTATTCATATAATAATGAATAATATGAAAGAAGCATTTTTGACTAGCGGAAGCGATTCGTCCCCTAGATGGTCACCTGATGGAGAAAAGATAGCATTTTTAAGTAGAAGGGAAGAGAGTGAAACAACTAAAGGTCAAGGCATTTATTTATATAACTTAAATGGAGAACCAAGAAAAATAGCATGGTTCAAAAATGGTGTTATACAACTAGATTGGTTTGATGATAATAATTTAATTGCAATAGTTCCTAATAATGATAAATTTTATGATGAAGATAACGATTATTACTATTCAGATAGATTACCATTTTGGAAAGATGATTCAAGTTTAATAGGTAATTATCTTTATACCATTTATTTAATAAATATACATTCAGGACATTTAAATGAGATAAAAACAGAAAATAATTATATTTATGCAATAAGTTCATGTAATGGAGCCATATATTATTCAACACCAATAGATTTTAGAGACCCCAATAAACAAAAATTGGTCAAAATAAACATAGAGAACAAGGAAGAAAGCATTGTTTTAGAGGCTTTTTCAATAGATTATCTGACTTGTATTAACAATACTTTATACGCTTTAATGCATAACAATGAAATAGGAATTTCTAGTCATTTAAAACTATATAAAATTGATAATAATGCTATTTGTTTAAGTTGTAATAAAATTGACAGAAACATTGTATCTATTTTAGGTGAATTCTTAGGTTCCATTGCTTTAATAGTTTATGATATGGGTTATTCTAAAATAATGATCTATAAAAATGATGGATTCGAAGAAGTTATTAAAAATGGATACGTTATAGCTGGTAGCTCAAATAATGATAAGTTAGTATATGCATATACAGAACCAATAAAGGGTCCTGAGGTTTATTTATATGATAGTAAAACCTCTTATCAATTAACCCATTATAACGAATATTTGAATGATGTAAAATTATATGAGCCTAAACATGAGGTAATTAATGTTAATGGTAAGAGAATCGATGGATGGATTATAATGCCTGAAGGAAGTGATAAAAAGCCTTTAATCTTGTTTATACATGGAGGTCCTAAGGGATTTTATGGCTACAATTTCTATCCAGAAATGCAATTATTTGCATCAAATAATTATGCAATAGTATATGCAAATCCAACAGGAAGTGATAGTTATGAGGAAAAATTTGCTGATATAAGAGGAAAATATGGAGAAGAAGATTTCAATGAATTAATGCAATTCCTAAACTATGTTATAAACAATTATAATGTTGATAAAGAAAGAATGGCCGTTACTGGTATAAGTTATGGAGGTTTCATGACTAATGTATTTATAACAAAAACAAATTTGTTCAAAGCGGCTGTAAGTGAAAATGGAATAGCAGATTGGATATCAGATTATTATGCCTCAGATATAGGTTATTGGTTTGATATAGATCAAATAGGTAAAACTCCATTCGATAATTTAGAAGAATATTTGAAGAAAAGTCCTGTTTATTCAATAAAAAACGTTACAACGCCTCTATTGCTAATACATAGTAACCAAGATTATAGATGTTTTGTTGATCAATCTTTAGCAATGCATGTTTCATTACTTATGAACAACAAGGAAAGTAGATTAATCTTATTCACAAAAGGTAGTCATGGACATAGTTCAAAGGCTGAACCAAGGCATAGAAGGAAAAGATACCAAATCAAACTTGATTTTATTAATGAAAAATTGAAAAATAAATCTTGA
- a CDS encoding complex I 51 kDa subunit family protein, with protein sequence MVRINLPKKEINTFYAFADKELPEEYCRGLSCFVNRNENMDYWNKAKEQNPRTYCLGKCYSSPSSTNEDPKPLIDIISKEPVLGNYLKNGIYSLKDYIKMGGMSSYEYAITSLSQKDVINEVKVSYLRGRGGAGFPTGLKWESAYNQKEEERYLIINGDEGDPGAFSDRFLMEYSPYLVIEGALIAAYAINAKEIYFYIRREYPKSISRIKNAIIEIKNYFNGKKIPKINVEIGKGSYVVGEETALINAIMGRRPEPNSRPPYPTERGLFGKPTVVNNVETISNIPYIIKNGGKKYYDLGFSKSRGTKLISLNSLFKKPGLYEVEFGITLDEIIKKAGGLKRGNLKGLIIGAPLSGIITPEELNTKLGYEELKEIGSSLGHGNIIAFNDETKIADLLYEILEFSSYESCGKCTPCRLGTKKLKDLISKGYFEKNELKEVNDVLLALKNTSLCGLGIGTGDVVFSILNKYGNEVIR encoded by the coding sequence ATGGTTAGAATTAACCTTCCTAAAAAAGAAATTAATACATTCTATGCATTTGCTGATAAAGAATTACCAGAAGAATATTGCAGAGGTCTTTCATGTTTTGTAAATAGAAACGAAAATATGGATTATTGGAATAAAGCTAAGGAACAAAATCCAAGGACATATTGTCTTGGTAAATGCTATTCTTCACCGTCTTCAACGAATGAAGATCCTAAGCCATTAATAGATATCATTTCTAAAGAGCCTGTTTTGGGAAATTATTTGAAAAATGGCATTTACTCATTAAAAGATTATATAAAAATGGGTGGTATGAGCTCATACGAATATGCTATTACTTCTTTAAGCCAAAAAGATGTAATAAATGAAGTAAAGGTTTCATATTTAAGAGGTAGAGGAGGGGCAGGTTTTCCAACAGGATTAAAATGGGAATCAGCATATAATCAAAAAGAAGAAGAAAGATATTTAATTATAAATGGAGATGAAGGAGATCCTGGAGCGTTTAGCGATAGATTTTTGATGGAATATTCTCCATATTTAGTTATTGAAGGAGCTCTAATAGCAGCTTATGCTATAAACGCAAAGGAAATCTATTTCTATATAAGAAGAGAGTATCCAAAAAGCATTTCAAGGATAAAAAACGCTATAATAGAAATTAAAAATTACTTTAATGGTAAAAAAATTCCAAAAATAAATGTAGAAATTGGAAAAGGAAGTTATGTAGTTGGAGAAGAAACAGCTTTAATAAATGCTATTATGGGTAGAAGACCTGAACCTAATTCAAGACCTCCTTATCCAACTGAAAGAGGTCTTTTTGGCAAGCCTACTGTTGTTAATAATGTTGAAACAATATCAAACATACCATATATTATAAAAAATGGAGGCAAAAAATATTATGATCTTGGTTTTTCAAAAAGTAGGGGGACAAAACTAATATCATTAAATTCATTATTTAAAAAACCCGGATTATATGAGGTAGAGTTTGGTATAACATTGGATGAAATAATAAAGAAAGCGGGGGGTTTAAAAAGAGGTAATTTAAAGGGTCTAATTATAGGAGCACCCTTATCAGGGATCATAACTCCAGAAGAACTAAATACAAAGCTTGGATATGAGGAATTAAAAGAAATAGGCTCATCTCTAGGACATGGAAATATCATAGCATTCAATGATGAAACAAAAATAGCCGATTTGCTTTATGAAATATTAGAATTCTCGTCTTATGAATCTTGTGGTAAATGTACTCCTTGTAGGTTAGGGACCAAGAAATTAAAGGATTTAATATCTAAGGGATATTTTGAGAAAAATGAATTGAAAGAAGTAAATGATGTATTGTTAGCATTAAAGAATACAAGTCTTTGTGGGTTAGGAATTGGAACGGGAGATGTAGTATTTTCAATTTTAAATAAATATGGTAATGAGGTGATAAGATGA